TCCTGGTGGCGTGATGGTCAAATGTTCGACCAAGAAGGGGATCCTAGCACCTACGAAGACGTACTTCAGAATACGTTAGTGATTTCCGCCCTCGATCGGACCTTCCACGACTCCTTATTCGAGTGTCGGGCCATAAATAATAACGTGACCGAACCTCCAACGTAAGTACCTCATCATTCTAATTTGAATGTGTTTCCCTCTAACGAAATGCAGAAAGAGGTCGAATTTTGGCTTTCAAGATGAGAACCGCGATAATCCAGTCGATTCGTTGGTGGCTTGGCGATTTCCTCTTGGCCCACCATAAACCTAACCTCAGATAATTAACATCCCTCGGCGAATCTTCATTGCCCATGGCAGAAATGTGTCCCTCAACAAGAGCTACTAGCTGCATAGCTCTCCTGATCTTGATCTGGCTCTCTTGTTGTACCCAGTTTTTCTCTGAAGGCGCACATCAAGTAGGATCACACTCAACAACTTAGACTCAGCAAGGCCGTGCCTAAAAAAATAGTTGTCGACTTCATCCATGATGGATGTCATGAGGGCTTATCGAATAATCTTATGGGAGAATATTTTTCACTATGAATTCCTCGTTAGGATGCCTCCTGCAGCCTTATCTATGTACTCGGTCATTTTGAAGAGTATCAGGTGAAATCCCTCCTCCGAAGGGTATGCGTGTGTACTGAGAACCATATGCAAAGAAGGTAGGCCTCCCCATCAGGCAGGCCAGCATCTGGGCTCTACCGTAAATACCGTAGACCTGCTAGGGCTTGGAATAATAGTCTATAGAGACGATCTTCAAGTTCTGATGAGTTACTGGGTTGCCACCACCGAAGCGAAATTCCTGAGATATTCACACATAACCATAATTCATTGGTTAGCCAGCTCAtatggctgttgttgttagaCTATTTGACAGGAATTGTTCGACTTGGTGACCTATCGCGCAACAACAAAATAACCCCCAACCAtgccccccctccctcccctctcCTGTCCACTCTTCATCTTCGTTCAGTAAAAGAGTTGTAATCATTGCACAATGGACTCACGTTTATCTTGATGGCTAACTACGTATGTTGGGTGAATTAACTAATTTACCAAACTATGGATCGTTATATATGCTACCTCTTGCTTGAAACTCGCTGGGTTAATGATAAATCACTCAATTTTTAAGTCTTTTACCCTCCTCCAAACACCCTAACCATTCTTGATAGGTCAATGCCGAGCTATTCAATGTGAAATTATTTACCTCGTTACATACGAGTACTTGATGTAAGTTAACCATGTTATTATTCCTCACCATGTGTTGTGCCTGCAGGTGCTTATCAATAATCGCTGGAAGATAATAGTTTGAGCGCTTTTCAAGCGACATGGCATTTATCAAAGCTCTACGTAGATACCTATAATGCGCACCACAATATATTCGGAGTTATTAACTGCGGTAGGCAGCCCCTCTTCTCTTTTTAGAGACTAGAGGCTCTTCGGATAGATGAACGCCAAAAGGCAGGGATGCCATTATGATGTCATTTGGAGAGACATTAATCTCGAAATGTGGATGCACTTAGGTGGGATTTTTCAACATATCTTGTAGTGGCTTGAAATATTATGGTGTTGATAGCTTTGAAGTAAAATGATCACCCATCAAATGGTTTTACAAATCCTGTTTCACAAGATCTAATACAAAATGGGTGCAGAAGTTGCCTTGAACTCGGCCTGCCAAAGGTGGCATGTGTTTTCTGACCTGCACTACCTACAAGATTTCGTGCGAAAAATGCGAGATATCCACAATGACCTTTGTCGGAGATTTAATTGATAGGCCGATGAAAATAACTCTATCATGTCGATTGACCAGGCAGTTCGtttgaaatcagaaaaaaagatattcacCTTCAAACTCATGGCATCCATGCTTAGGTTTGGTGGACCTCGTTTGCTTAAAAAGTAATACCAATcaccaaagatttatttttctgGGCAGTGCACATTTTGACCTGTCACAGATTAAGTCCACTTCAGCGTTGCTTGGTTGTTGGGCTCAAACCGACAGAGCAGCGTACGTACACGAAGGGTTCGTTGGTTTCAAAGGTTTATACGTGATATCACAACATGAATCGAAGATCAGCATCAAGATGCGGGCCCATTATGTTCGAACCTTGTTAGTTCAATGCTTTGCTCTGACAAGTCAAACGAAGCATACCTTCAGCCCATTTGGCAACCAAGACAGATGTGGAATTTGGTCTTTGTCGTCAAATGCCACCATTTCATGTGTCAAATTCAGTTCAAGAATATCGAACTCTTTTCGCCAACTCTTGccagctcattcattttctaaCTCTCTCATTGCTTTGCATTAGTCTCGGTTTTATTACTTCCCTTAATGCGTCGGAGCTTTCAAGGGCAGCTGACTGGACCTCTTTTATCTGGACAGAATAGAATTCTGCGGAGTTCTGAGAACTCGATTACAAACTACAGAGGGCCTTACCGCCTACAAAAAATGGTACACCCAATTTTGAGATACTTTTCGGAGCAGTTTAGGAGTTCAGTTCTCAAATAATGCATCATTAGTTTCGCTTTTTTTTGACGATAGTAGGCCGATGAGGAGGACCTTTGCCGAATTTGAACTGGAATTCAGCTCCTTATCATCATTCGATCTAAAGCGAGGTCGTTCAAGAAGAacccaaaatgaacattggaGATGATGATGCTCCATGGGTCAGAAAGAACTCACGCTCTAATACCGTTTTTGGCACATAAGACCCATGTCAACGTCAGCCCAATGAGTTTGATTGACTATCCACTCAATTTCGTACCAAATTGCCAATCCCACACATTTGGAGACATCGCTTCAATTTAGAATTAGTGAAGTTAGCCGCTTCCCATCAGTTGAAGATTCGTTCACATCACTCGGCATTTTTACGTGTTTTACAATAACGACAAATTGTTTGAAAGCCCCCACTGGAATGAGAGAATGTACGGTATTAGACGATTAGTTGAAAGCCGGTACCCGTTGAAAGTGAGCCCATTTGTCAGACTGACTGCACCAATCACCATGCATTCATTATTCAACcattcaaagcaaacaaacgtGACTTTTTGGGTCGTTCACTGGAAATGTTGATGTTAAAGCCTGAAATATAGCTTAGCTTTGAGATCTCGGGGGAGACTTTTGTGATCCTCTTTCATCGACATGTTGAGATTATCGAACACTTGTAATTACTTACCCACGGATTCTCCTTGGGAGGACAGAAAACCCCGTTACAAAACAAAGAACTCATCATGCATACAAATCCTGCCCTGAAGAGTAACATTGAGCGCTTCAGGAGAATCCCCATTAAGTAAGATAGATAAGCATGACCTTCACAGGACCAGTTCATGCCAAGCTCGATCTCTTGATTCGTTTCCATGGCATCATCTACTTTTGCGAAGGCAATCTGTTCTTCAATCATAAGTCGTCTTTCATCTTGACGGTGGTAGACTTAAGAGGACCTTATAATTTCCGTTTCAGGTCGAGTGTATCCATCAAGCTGGAATTACCCATCCTCGAGATCAGTCTCTCCAACCTGCCAGATCCCGTGACCGCAGATGTTCGGTATGACGTGCTGTGTCAAGTGATCGGAGCTCAGCCCCCACCCACCATAACTTGGAGACTAGGCGAGGTTGTGCTACCCGCTAACGCACCGAGATTGTCATTGGAGAACAACTTGACCACCACGGAGTTGAACTTCACCCCCAAGATCAAGGACCAGGGCAAGGTCCTCTCGTGCACGGCCGAGAGTGGCATCTTTCCCCCCCAGAATAAGTCGGTCTCACTGAACGTGTACTACATACCCGTGGTCCATGTCGAGATCATGAACGATATCGATCCCAGCAACATTCGCGAAGGCGATGACATCGTGCTCAAGTGCAACATTCAGGCCCACCCTTGGGTGTGGCGAATCCTCTGGTACAAGGATGGGGAGGAGATGGTCAGCTCGGACCGCGTGGTCATTGATGAGCAGCGGCTCGTGCTCAAGAATGCGAGCAAGTCCTTTTCGGGACAGTTTGTATGCTCAGCTTCCAAAGTGGAAGGCGATGGGTTCAGTAAGCCCATGATGATCACTGTCAACTACAAACCCGTGTGCCTGGCACCTACCATTGAATACAAAGGGAACAACCGTTCCCAAGGAATTGATCTCAAATGTCAAGTGGATGCGAAGCCCAAGTCGTCGACTTTCCGGTGGCTGTTCAACAGCAGCGAGACTCGCTTTGAAATCCCCAGTGCTGAGAGCATCATGTCCTTTGGCAACTACAAACCTACCTCGGGGGACCAGCATGGCGAGGTGCTCTGCTGGGCCTCCAATGATCTCGGCGAGCAGCTCAAGCCCTGTGTGTTTCATGTTGTTCCCTTGGGCGCTCCCCAAGCTCCCCGGGATTGTCAGGTAACGCCCCGTGCCTGCCTTCTTCTCTCCATAATCACGGTGCTCGGTTGTCGGGTCTTTTCTTGATCTCTCAAGTGCTCTCTCTTCAATTACAGATAAGTAACCATTCAGCCTCCACCATTGAAGTGACCTGCACCCCGGGTTTCAGTGGGGGACTCTCACAGCACTTTGTAATGGAGGTTTTTGAGACCCTGCCCAACAACAGCCAGGTGCTGATCGCGTCCAATTGGACCGAGGACTCGACCATTAGTGTGTGGGGATTGGTGCCCGAATCCAATTACATCATCTCCGTGAAGGCTGTCAACGAAAAGGGAGAGAGCTCACCCGTGTACGTGGGTGGAAAGACTGAGGGGTTCATCCAATCGCTCCCCAGGGCCGTCGAGGAGTCCCGGTTACCTTTGCTCTTCGTCATCGTCGGCATCTTGTTGGCCATGATGGTCTTGGGTGCTTGTGTCACGGCCACCGTGGCTTGTAAACGGCGACGCCACAAAATGAGTGCCGATTCGTCTTACGACACCCGGAACGGATCGCCTCTCAGTGTGGACGACGACATCGAGCCCGTGGGCGACCTGTTAGAAACCTCTCAGCCATTGATGGATGAGCATCATGTCATTCAAAATGCTACCATTCAAATGGCCTCGACGCCGTTGAATAATCAACGCAGTCACACCCCGCCCGAACGGAAGGTCAGCTTCCGCGATTGCACCTATTGCCAGTGTGGCAACCGCGTGTCCAGTCGACGCTTGGCCACATCGAACGGAGATCTCCATCGGAACCATCGATTGGGCAACGGCAACTCCAGCATGTTACCCATTGAAAGGGCTGTGGTGCGAACATTTTCCATCGACAAAATGCGTCCAATTTGTCACGTGTGCAACCCTGGCGGGGAAACACCCTATCCGCCTGATCATCAATTTGAAGAACTCGACCAGACCTCTCAAGCCATGTTGAACATGCTGAACACGGGATGAAGCGCCCCTCATCAAAATACCCTCTCTCAACGCCCCAATTTCAAGCGTATCGAATCTTACCTATGTAGAGTATTATTACTCAATCAAGGCACGTTCCACGAGGCCCACATACAAACAATGACTCTTGTCCTGCTACGTACACCGACTGATCCGATTGCATTACGTACATACATGGAAGTGAGTGTGTGTGACAGTGAATGCTCCCCATAGCTGTTTGAAAGCGAATACATAGAATTGTCGAAAAGCCTTGATTCTTTTACTTTGATTTCGCACCAAGCAACTACCGGGGTCACGTCACAAATCTTTTGGGCGTCGTCTgactcgttcttttttttcaaacgttGTTGGCACGAGATAGTACTCATCACACTTGCGGAGAAACGTAGTAACAAAAGTCCTGCTGCGGCTTGGCATTCTCCGTTCTCATCCCGcggtggtcggtcgtccgtcGGTCGTTGAACGTCGTGTCGTGTCATGTCATCCCACCCGagaaaaaaagtgcaattcacaaaaaaatgttctggTAGAATTTTTGACGTCTCAATTTGCACCCTTTGTTGAAGAGGCCTCAGCTCAATAATCACATTGTGAAGAGGCTCCTCGGAATAAGGAGGGAATCCGAGGAGGATTCGTATTGACTCTGCGTACACTCTTGATTCTCACCGGCCTCCTAAAAGATTTCTGAACACGTCGAGAGGCCATGTACTACGTACCACCCTTCCATCAACAACTATGAATAATTGGCCTCATCACTTTGGTATTCTCCCAGGAATGCCTCCTAGATCCTCCAGCAACCTCTTTGTATGAGCAACGTGGACGAATCGTCTATGTAGAACCCCTCCGTATGTGTGGGTACGTACGAGCATACGTACTGCATTCGGCAGATTCCTCTCGGATCATGTCAGAGATGCTAAAGCAAGGTTACAACGTTTGATCTAATAAGGCTCATCACCAATATTCcgcctcttctttctcgaggaGGGCCCCAAGTCAGGCCAAGGTAGGCAATCTGGCCTCAATGACGCTGGCCCTCTGATCCTCATCAAGGCCAAACCCCTCCTTCTTTTGAAGTCTGTACGTACTGTCTTACTCGAAGATCTGCATATACCTACCGTACACATGCAGAGGAGCAAGGGGCATGTTTCTCATTAATTAGACAGAGCTTGTTCTTGCCTCATTCTCGTTGATCGCCGCTCCCTGTATAAGAGGCATTCCCTCGTGGCATTTCTGGGTCTGAATATCTTGGACGATTGCAAGCCACCAAAGGAAAGCAAAAGACAAAATCCTGAAACAACGCTGATTCTGCACTCACACCCCAAATTCCCCGATATCGGCGGTGGTCTTCTTCGTTTGCATAGATAACATCGCAAATCATGGAGGCAACCCCTCACTGAATTGTGAAGTTCTCAAATTGAGGGAAGCGCTCGCATCCATTGGCATACTACTTACACTATTACACTTTTGCATGGTACTCCAGCAATGCAATCTCGGGATATCGATCAAGACACATGATGTCTGCATGTGTTAGGGGGTATTCTTGTTTTTCTCAAGTACGTACTACCACTGTACATACGAACCCTCGCTGCCGATGAGTCGACATTATTTTCTGAGATTAGTTGATCCGCGATTGTCCTGATACGTCATCTCACTATAAAAGGTGCACAATCTGCACTGTGGATCGTTATAATACCGTGTGACACCCTTATTTCGCTCTTGTACTTGCTCAACCTGAGATTTTCAAATGGAGAAGCGTCACCAATGAGGCTATGTACCAATACATGTATGGAGCAATGTGCCTACTTGTGAGGATTTGCTTGGCATGTTATTGGAGGCCTTGAGGTACTAGATAATGAAGTGAAAGACATGACATGTTTTTCAGCCTGCCAGAAATGAGTGCAATGGTGCGACGATGATTGGCGGACACCTGCACGAATGTACGTATGCAGATTGGGTTTTGATCCACAAAGCGTGTATTTAGGGGGAAACCTTTTGTTTACGACTGtgaaaagattttttccgTCCTTTGCCAAGAAGGAGCCCTTTTCTTGGTCATTCCTGAATATTGTGCTGCAAAAAAGAGCTTCACATGGATAAAAAGAGGCCAATTCAACCCTTTTGTAATGATATGCATGGTTCAAGTTGCTTTTTACACACATTCCAGGCAGACTGATTATTGTAGTCCTGCTCTGGAGTTATTCATTCATACCTGGGAGTTTGACTTAAATTGTCCCAAATGATGCGAAGCTGAAGGAGCGACCCAATTCGTTTGAAGAGCATTTAAAAGTTCATAAACCTACTTGTTCGCGAGGtttgaaaatgccattttttgtgCCCTCATTGAGACGGCTGTAAATTTGGACTAAAACAAGCaagttgtcatttttttgttggtcAGAACAACAAGTAGGGTTTACAATGGTGGACCATGAAATTATGGCTCTTTTTCTTACCTTGACCATTTCTTATGTGCAGTTTGACACGGTCTAGAAAGGCTGCTGCTTCCAGTCTGGTTACTTCAATTCTTGGATCATGTTTCAGACTGGCCCTGAGCTCATTCGGCAAAACTGGCAGAGAGATCTGCCGAGATTGATAGGCGTCTTGTTTCCGAGGGATCAAGTCTCATTCGCATTCTTGGACAACGAGCATCAAACCCCGAGAATAGTAGAACACACTCAAAGTCGAAATCCTACCAAGATAGTAAAATAAATTATATGACGACTATACAAACACTCCGATCTTCAAAGGTGGTTTACTATTGATCGAGTTGTTAGAGAGTCAATATTTTAACACTTCCAAATGAGTGAGCAGTGAtaaatttttgtttgactgACGCTTTTGCAGATCTaccttgaatgtgttttttgcGGAGCACCAAATATCGTGGAGGCTTTTCGTATCACGTGGGCGATCTACTGCCAAATCCTCTTCAATGGTCACTTTGAGGCGCGTTCGTATTAGAACGTCAAAGTGCTTGCAAAGTGTTTGACTCATATCTAAATGATTGAAGTCGAAGGCACGACTATTCTCAACtctttgcatttgaattgCCATCACTGCACCATCAATTGAACGAAAAGCCTTGTCTAGAAATCTCAGAATGCCGCTACGGAAAGCCTGTGATTTTAGCATCAAAATTTGCCTGTAAAGGGCTCTTGAAGAGGTGTTTGGTATAGCTTTAACACCCTAATTTTTGCACCTTCATGAGAATAGAAGAGGACCACTAAAGATCTGGGCAGTCTCTCGTACTTGTCAAATTtccacaaatattttttcattgaatccAAGCCATTGGAACTTTATGAAGAAACTGAAATCCTACTATTGCTCAATAGTAAACTATTGATGGACGTCAAACTCTCAAGAGCTTCAGCAGTCCATGGGGGAATACTTCTCTCGTCAGATGAATGACCTCGTAACGTTCCACATAAAATGTATTCCAGCTTATTTGACATTGGCATGtgggttgttgttgctgttgttgtcttAAAGACACCCTTTGGGTAATTTCGCAAGGGTCGGATCTCTTGAAGAGATAACGGCAGCATTTCGTAGTCGGTCTGGAATGATGTGAAAAAGATGGGGTTTaagggttaaaaaaaaagtgtggTGTACGACTATAAAGCAACAAGGTCCAACCTAAAAGTGAGTAAGAATCTGCATATTCGGACCCAAGATACTGCGAATATGGCCCTCAAAATTGGCTATACTGTTTTTCAACCTGCGATGGTAGCAATGGGCCACCCAAATTTTGAAGCTGTCCGATTTCGATCTTTACAGGACCCTTTTCACTGCCCATACGCTCCAAGGTTCGAGCATAATTTGGCAAATATGTGTTGAGCATATATTCTTGGGAGAAAAATAAGGACTCTTGAACCTGGGAACGATTCCAGAGTCGAGTTTCTGTGGTGAGCCTCACAGATTTCACGTTACTCGAAGGTCTGATAATAGAATCCTCGAGGGAAGCGTTCAAATGGTACAATTCCAAGTCATTTTACCTTCACTTCTCTACCTAGTTACAATACTATCAACACCAAGGCCCAGGACTTTGGTTATAGTATCGATTTAACCTACTAATTAAGAAGAACAaaccatgaaattgaaaattattcatgcTCGAAGAATTGTGTAGAAGTTCCGCCTCATCATTCGCCCGCGATCGACTTACAAAATGATAGATATTGACAGCAGAATTATCTTCCATTTTTAGACATGTCATACGAATACTCGTGGGCAATTAAATAACACGGCACGGCatcagtttcattttccattcaaaTCAAGTGAGGCCCTAGAGCAAACCTAAAGGTTCGACTGCGTCACCCTCAATTGTATTTAGGTGACATTCCCTAATTGACACTAACGGAGATACGAGGAACGACAAGGGTGATTGGAACAACGGTAAATGTAAAATAGATGTACCTCTTTTTCTACTCGAGGTAACTAGGACACACGTCGAGATCACTTTTGAGCTCCCCTCAGTTTTCTCTTTGTATTGGACAAAGCATTGTAACCTGTCACCTATGAACAGGGTATGTACGTAGGCTTGGTCTTcacgtactcgtacatacgtATATCTGCTTAGCACAATGAGAtgcttctttctctctctcgagTGAAATCCGaacatttctttccaattcaaaGCACTTCAGtcatgtcgtcgtcgtcgttgttgttgtggtcCTCATCATCGTCATATTATGAGTAGGAGTGCTTGCAGTGGCAATACTGGTCCAAATTATCCAATTGAAGATAAAGTAGGGCTTTCAGTTCAAAAAACAGAGAGATTTCGCGTCTCCTTTGTGCTCGCGACTAATCTCCTAAAGTGCAGGAATGCAACTCAATGAATAGTAAATGCGACCCTGTGTGTGAGCAACATGTCCtcccctctttctcttttcacTCCCCTTGGCATTCAAACATGGCTTCCCCACGCCCCCACCAATTCCTGGGGACCAAGTGAATTGTACATATTGCATTCACATCGAACCCAAAACCTGTGAGTGTTAGACAGGAGTTTCCAATTGTATTCAACTAGCATCACACGCACGCACTCTGGGCTGTATGAATTGGTCTTTACCCTACCGTGAGAGTTTGAGCTTATTGGCCATCCATCCCATTGGCAATAGCatcccttcttctttttttgatctGAGACGTCGACGTCATGCTTGCTGGAAAATCGTGGCTCAAATCATCGCTTTCACACCCGAAACGCAAAATGCCTGTTGAGTCTTTTGATTGAGTGGCATGAATAAATATATAGGATTTTCGATTTGAATTCGTATTAACATCAATTCCCGGTGAGTCAATAACGAAActccaaaaaggccaaatcacATTGGCTCAGGCCTCGAAAGGAACTGGAACCTGAATGAATGAGCGAGTGAGTTGAGTGAGTTAGTGAAAGAACGCCACCCATTATCCAAGACGAATGACTGGAAGACCAAGTGACAACAATATACAATTTGAACAGGCTCACGGCACACACGCATTCCAAAGATGAGTCTAATTGGGCTGGCAGAAGGCAGAAGTAAAAAAAGGGTGGATGAGATGTTTCATGCCCAATCTGTAAACTCAGAGATGCGATGACGGGTTCTCATCTAACTTCGCTGCCGTCTGCCAAACAAACACCCCTCCTCCCCTTTTTTACGTATGAGTTTATTTGGTTTTCCTATTCATAAGATTATAAAATAGTCTCGGGAAATGTCAGATGTTAGGAATATACGAAGAGAGCTCTTGTTTGAGCATGTATGGTGTTCGTGGAGATCGAGACTAATGATGGTACCGGATTCGAGGCAACACATCATTGTTGCATCGCCACGAGGTGTCAACAGCATTTTTTGTGATTCCTCTATGTATATCCCAGGTAGTATCATTAACCACGTTCTCTGGGTCTCTTGACCCGCCGTCTGAAAGTTCATTGTTGGCCGATGTCGTCTCAGTTCTTTTTGCATCGAGCACGAGATACTCGTAGAATGGTCACATTATTTTTTGATATTATTATTGGTATTATTATTGGTTATCTTGGTCATGTTAAGGCGTAAAAATATATCTATGAAAATAAGTGCATAAGCATGATAAAAAAAGTGGATAAATATGTATTAGATCATTATTTTATTGAAGAGTTGAAATCGCGCTGAAATGCATCAGCAAATGCAAAGGTATGTACATTTAGAGAAATTGTCAATTAATGAAGGCTTTCAAAGTGACTTAATGACCTTTTACATGAGCCAGGCTTAGCCAAAGAGTATCATTCAGCTATGACTGGCTGGCTTTAGGACAGTAAAGGACGTTTCTCATGTTCCTAGGGATAAGTCTTACGTCCTAATTTGGATTAGAGTATTTGACGTTTCCTGTCAGAACTGCCACAACTAAGTCAGACTCACTCATTTGAAGTGAAGTTAGACTGATTCAAAGAAACTTGAACATTAAATCATCAGCTTAGTCTTACCCAACTCGCATTATGAATGAGCACTCACTGAAACAGTCTCAACGAAGAGTGCGAAAAAACACGAGTCCAAAAAGAACGATTTATGAGTGTTCCGCCTCCAATTTTTGTTCAGTCATTAAACGCAGAATAGTACAATTTAAAAGCCAGGGAAACGGAGGTTTAGCCTACAAGAGACCTCTGACGAAGAAAACGCTTGGTCGTAATCCCTGCATGcaaaaaggcatttgaaattaaattatACACTTCGCACCCTAAACTAGCATTGCAAATTAGAAGCCAATGATGAATGAGTTTAAAGCCACCGTTTCTCAGCCTGGCAATTTTAGGTTCCATGATTAACATTTGAGCAATGGACTCGGCAATGACATGCGGTCACGACTTTGTTTTATCAAGTTCTTCACCAAGAACACTTTTTCTCTGAAACCCTATCAACCTTGGGAAATATATTACTGGTACTATCTACGTTTGAAGAGATTGAAGTAAATCAGCGACCAGCAATGAAAACCAGTCTCGAAACGGAGGGGAACGTACGAACGACTTATTGGCAtcaggaaaagaaaattaGCTTTGCAACTGACGAAATCATGTTACCTTGGGAAAGAATAACCTATTTTGGCCTGCTTAACATTTGAATAATAGTGTTTGTTCTTCGAAATCAAATGCGACAGCCAATCTATCAAAGTGGCGTGCCTAAAAAAGCAATGGACGACGTTTAAAGACGTAAAACGAGGGTGCGTTGAAAAAATGTTCCGAGGTTGCGACGAGAATTCTTTTTAGAATTGAGCGATATATTTACATTTCAATGGCTTTGCACCATTTAAATTTAATTTTAATCGCTCTTCTCCAAGGTTTCGGTAAGCTGTTAGAGTATAGAGTTTTTGGTTTGATAACAAACCTTACATCCAATTTGTACATCTTATTTAGCTTTGCATTCATATTAAGTTTGAatcaccaacgaattagatttGGGGGGATCTGGCTCGGCCCTATAGACAGGGCCGATAAGGAATTTTGGTTaagttcaagtctgacttgaaaaatgttattgGATCACGATCTACATATGCCCTACGATTATTTGAGGGCAGTATATATAATAAAgagggagcccgagaaagaagagacaagggcttcattgttttaacaagCCTAGATTCTTGAGGACAGCGTCTGCGGTTATTGTAATTTACccgaaaaaagcttttgaaaacgtaccaGTACCAGATAACTTTTGTACCCTCTTTGAATACAGTGCAGTCTCAACCTTCCTGGCACCCTCTCCCAATACTAGAGCTCCCTTATACCTGTGATGTTTCTAGTTCAACATCTTTGGTATTATGCGACAAATAATGACACAAATGTGGAAAGCTTGACGGTTGTTATTTCAAGTCAGGCTTACTCAAACATATaggtttatttgtttgtttattatGGAATCAGATGGCAGTTTCTCGACTCAATTTTGAACGATTTCACTGGATTTCTCGTGCTAACTTTCCCGCTAACGAAATTCTACTTGTAAAGATTTAGCATCGTGACGTTATCTTTGGACTTAGAATAGATGTGAAATAGGCCCTCTACTAGACTGTTAGAATATGGgacattccacgtcaagtgtGCTCACCCTCACGCACTTAGATCTCAGAATCTCTTGATATTTCACACATGCAATAACTAGGTTGGGACCATGGGATCAATATGTCCTG
This Tigriopus californicus strain San Diego chromosome 7, Tcal_SD_v2.1, whole genome shotgun sequence DNA region includes the following protein-coding sequences:
- the LOC131883820 gene encoding uncharacterized protein LOC131883820, with the translated sequence MNNSRKVIMGSLRNMTPSGAWSKEEQSPSSSTSSSLSSSTIFPSITTVTKKEVVAPQEGSLLIPPLEAMLRTPSESSHSYRGRLPRENHDSSKTQCFLNKQISPRLDSALRATIRSQKTDVFRRAQVKTTSPGPRSSPRGHEGGNRCRNQLTDFQAKLLPNSGTIERQSRYSRRRLKPRVTLHNWRVLLYAALVGVLLSHLGAAEILDGSRGVHRDSGGSGDDMQEVYSVVSGSAHIPCNITGTSIDDGARLVLWYKDDDPQPVYSFDARFSTVKHWSEDPHFGPRTFFRDSSDPAQLIISSVEMDDMGVYKCRVDFRESPTVITKVKLNIVEEPKKPVILDDEGSAVMGNIGPFRLKKPLILVCIVEGGNPLPEVSWWRDGQMFDQEGDPSTYEDVLQNTLVISALDRTFHDSLFECRAINNNVTEPPTSSVSIKLELPILEISLSNLPDPVTADVRYDVLCQVIGAQPPPTITWRLGEVVLPANAPRLSLENNLTTTELNFTPKIKDQGKVLSCTAESGIFPPQNKSVSLNVYYIPVVHVEIMNDIDPSNIREGDDIVLKCNIQAHPWVWRILWYKDGEEMVSSDRVVIDEQRLVLKNASKSFSGQFVCSASKVEGDGFSKPMMITVNYKPVCLAPTIEYKGNNRSQGIDLKCQVDAKPKSSTFRWLFNSSETRFEIPSAESIMSFGNYKPTSGDQHGEVLCWASNDLGEQLKPCVFHVVPLGAPQAPRDCQISNHSASTIEVTCTPGFSGGLSQHFVMEVFETLPNNSQVLIASNWTEDSTISVWGLVPESNYIISVKAVNEKGESSPVYVGGKTEGFIQSLPRAVEESRLPLLFVIVGILLAMMVLGACVTATVACKRRRHKMSADSSYDTRNGSPLSVDDDIEPVGDLLETSQPLMDEHHVIQNATIQMASTPLNNQRSHTPPERKVSFRDCTYCQCGNRVSSRRLATSNGDLHRNHRLGNGNSSMLPIERAVVRTFSIDKMRPICHVCNPGGETPYPPDHQFEELDQTSQAMLNMLNTG